In Papaver somniferum cultivar HN1 chromosome 1, ASM357369v1, whole genome shotgun sequence, a genomic segment contains:
- the LOC113274816 gene encoding uncharacterized protein LOC113274816, which yields MGGETESSTKGKSTNYDEWARAIRRSLIAKRKFGFFDGTITEPEDCDQLEEWIAVQSMFVSWISNTLEPSIRSSLGDYDNANLMWTHLKRRFCVVSGTRICQLKASLSECKQKNKEGVAVYFGGLNKIWDELVTYVKVPQCKCGKCDCNIASQLLARDPLPSIDVAYQTMVNSERLRIGDVAMSTELQENVMAFRVQSDQQWWGDRPRGGRGNGRGGRAGGRGRAGFANVRGGRGQGNGNQVRAHNLNISEMKYAGGACSSDVSGLTGVTATQFQKVIEFLNTRKSTSQLQAKKTVWIVDTWATNHVTCKRDDMIDVRDIKACSVGLPDGKYAHSEKIGTVILPGGLRLENMLYVPQITFEVMAVSGNTYELWHRRMGHPSEKVLQSKEIKIVRSDNGTEFNALRGYFRTNGIVFETSCVGTPQQNGRVERKHQHIMNVARSLRFQSNLPIYFWGECALDAAYLINRTPTLILNNKTTYEILFGKQPPYNQLKVFGCLCYVHDQGSNGDKFAIRGRRCVFLGYPFGKKSWKVYDLDARRFLVSRDVKFCEYQFPYRTDLKGDLTETVQLGSDPSTEKDQSNSGGSETAVDDPAETESTADTETDMPSVLTGTENSDDCGSVDVNEGDTLEQPVEDVNPSNDTTSAEELGKGRFSAVHKKYLAALTAGSEPQNFKEAMKHPGWRKAMEAEI from the exons ATGGGTGGTGAGACGGAATCATCAACCAAAGGAAAAA GcactaactatgatgaatgggcaagagccataagaagatcttTGATTGCCAAGAGGAAGTTTGGTTTTTTTGATGGGACTATCACAGAACCTGAAGATTGTGACCAGCTAGAAGAATGGATTGCGGTCCAGTCAATGtttgtttcttggatcagcaacaCGTTAGAGCCATCAATCAGATCAAGTTTGGGTGACTATGATAATGCAAACTTGATGTGGACACACTTGAAGAGAAGATTTTGTGTTGTAAGCGGAACAAGGATCTGTCAGCTTAAAGCGTCTCTGAGTGAGTGCAAACAAAAGAATAAGGAAGGTGTAGCTGTCTACTTTGGAGGATtaaacaagatatgggatgagtTGGTGACATATGTGAAGGTACCTCAGTGTAAGTGTGGTAAGTGCGATTGTAATATAGCAAGCCAG TTGTTGGCAAGAGATCCATTGCCATCAATAGACGTAGCATACCAGACAATGGTGAATTCGGAGCGTCTGAGGATAGGTGATGTAGCTATGTCAACGGAATTGCAAGAGAATGTGATGGCTTTCAGGGTTCAGTCTGATCAGC aatggtggggagacagacctAGAGGCGGAAGAGGAAATGGTAGAGGAGGCAGAGCAGGTGGTAGAGGCCGAGCTGGTTTTGCCAATGTCAggggaggtagaggacaaggaaaTGGCAATCAGGTTAGAGCACACAATCTGAATATATCAGAAATGAAGTATGCAGGTGGTGCGTGCTCATCAGATGTCTCAGGTTTGACGGGAGTAACAGCAACACAGTTTCAAAAGGTGATTGAGTTTTTAAATACAAGAAAATCCACGTCTCAGCTCCAAGCTAAGAAAACGGTTTGGATTGTAGACACATgggctacaaatcatgtcacgtgtaaaaGGGATGACATGATAGATGTAAGAGATATTAAGGCATGTTCAGTTGGTCTCCCAGATGGGAAATATGCACATTCTGAGAAAATAGGAACCGTTATTCTGCCTGGTGGTTTAAGACTAGAAAACAtgctttatgtgcctcaaataacTT ttgaagtaatGGCTGTCAGTGGAAATACGTATgagctgtggcatcgacgaatgggacatccatcagaaaaagtGTTACAAAG taaagaaatcaaaattgttagaagtgataatggaaccgaGTTTAATGCATTGCGTGGATATTTTAGGACTAATGGGATAGTGTTTGAGACATCATGTGTTGGTACACCTCAACAGAATGGGAGAGTtgagagaaagcatcaacatataatgaatgtggcaagatcTTTGAGATTTCAATCCAATTTGCCAATATATTTTTGGGGAGAATGCGCCTTAGATGCTGCATATTTAATTAATCGTACGCCTACACTTATTCTAAACAATAAAACTACATATGAAATATTATTTGGAAAGCAGCCTCCATATAATCAGTTGAAGGTATTTGGATGCTTGTGCTATGTACATGATCAAGGTAGTAACGGAGATAAGTTTGCGATTAGAGGAAGAAGATGTGTATTTCTTGGCTATCCTTTTGGTAAGAAGTCATGGAAAGTGTATGATTTAGATGCAAGAAGGTTTCTAGTGTCAAGAGACGTGAAGTTTTGTGAATATCAGTTTCCGTATAGGACTGATTTGAAGGGAGATTTGACTGAGACAGTACAGTTGGGGTCAGATCCATCGACTGAGAAGGATCAGTCGAATTCTGGAGGTTCTGAGACTGCTGTTGATGATCCAGCTGAGACCGAGTCCACTGCAGACACTGAGACCGATATGCCTAGTGTCTTGACAGGGACTGAGAACAGCGATGATTGCGGCAGTGTTGATGTTAATGAAGGCGACACACTGGAACAACCTGTAGAGGATGTCAATCCTAGCAATGATACTACATCTGCAGAAGAGTTGGGCAAGGGAAG gtTTTCTGCAGTTCATAAGAAATATCTAGCAGCATTAACAGCTGGGTCTGAGCCTCAGAATTTTAAGGAAGCTATGAAGCACCCAGGGTGGCGGAAAGCCATGGAAGCAGAAATATGA